CTAGGGCATTTAATTCAGAAGCATCGATGGCCATAGTATCTGCCGTAAATTGAGGCCGGTCTTCTGTATGGTAGAAGTCAGCAATATTATCGCTGGCTTCAGCGCCAAAACCAGGGAAATGGTCATTGAGGTAGAGAGCGTATTGCTTGGTTTGTTCCCGGTAAAAGACCGCTTGAACCACCATGAACTTAATCAAATTACCAAACAAGAATAAGATCACCAGGGCTCCCAGGCCTAATTGGGCCCAGAAATAATAGTCGGCTTGGGGGAAGGCTGTTCTAAAGTAAGCCATCAAGAGACTCACCAGTCCACCAATAATCAGGGGCGTAAAAACATAGCCTAGACCCATCTTGAAGAGGCGCCATTTATTCCCCCGCATCAACTGCCAGCTCATTCTCAAAGACCGGAAAACCCCAGTTTCTTCATTATCGTAAGTTGGGAACATAATAAAGTTAAAACCATAGTAGAGCCAGCTGGTCAAGAGGGCAAGTAAAAACAGTAATAATAGCGCAATCAATAGATAGAGCACATGGACGACGATTCCAGTCACCTGGCCAATGGCTGCCCGAGCGGTGGAAAGGACGACCACATAATAGAAGAATAAAATTGTGGCTAAAACTAAATAAAAAACAAAGGTAGAGAACCAACGCACAATAGCCGCCAAGAAATTTGTAATATAGTGGCGGATAGGCCGATGAGTAAAGGCTGACCATACCCGGCCAATATGATGGTTTCCTCCATCAACCATTTCGAGTAAGGACCAAGGAGTGCCAAAGACCCATACTTGAACCATGAAAAAGCTGATTAAGAAGGTCACCAATAGGGTGATTCCTAAGGCGATGGGATCGGTACTTTGTCCGACTTGGTTAATTATTTCACCAATCAAACCCGGCGTATCTAAAAATACCCGGTTGATCGAAAAAGATTGGACACTAAGGGGTTGCAACCAATTGGCTAAAAAGGCCAAGAGGCTGGTAAAAGCAAAAGTGATGACTAGATTCAGTAAAAACATCCCGGTTAAAGATAAGCGATTGCCAGAAATGGCTGACTTAGCCTTATCTTTAAGCTCGCGGTTGCTTTGATTAAGTTTCAGCTGCATGTATATCCTCCTTATGACTCCTTAAACACTAAGAGCATTTTCTTCACGTTCCAATTGTAAAACAATGGCTCCTGCATAATTACGTTCAGCGGCAAAGCGTCCTGACTTTAAATGATAATCCACGTTTTGTCGGCTAGTTTGGTTCATCTTGGCTATGGCACTAGCATAGCCCTTTTCATAGAGACCAGTCACATAAAAATGGTCACTCTGTATTTTAGCATGTAAATCAACAATTTTTAAGGGCTTTCGCGCTTGAAAGTCAATAGTTTGATAGTCCTGTAACTTCTCCTCCATGGCATAGACCGGCATTTTTAAGATTTCCAAGGCTTCGATCTCTTGAAAAGGCCATTCACTGGTCATGGCATAGGCGGTATACAGAGGGAATTGGAGTTCATAGGACAGTCGCAGGGCTCTTTGGATCTCAGACTGTTCTTTGATGATCTCTTGCCAGGCCAAAAGCAGCATATTGGTCAGCTGGTCCTCTAAATAATTAGCGTTATAGAGTAGGACCCCTTCTCCCAAGGACTGGGCCTCCAAGAGGGCTTGACTCGCATAGTGGTAGGCCGGACTGGCGACTAGTCCCGCTTGCGAATCAAGGCTACCATAAGCGATGCTGGCATTGACCTGAATCGGATACATAAGCTGGTCGAGCAAGCGGTAGGCTAAGAAGGCCGATGCCGTATGGTTAAAGGTTAAGAGCCATTGCTCTTCACTTAGAGCATAGGGCGAATCCAAACGATCTGGGGTAAAAATTTGGCTCACAATCCCAATCCCCCGCTCTAATAATAAGTGTAAATCGGCCTTGTCTAAGTCAGGGTAATGACCAGCAATATAAAGTAAAGTCTTCCTGGCTGTCACATGACTCTTCCTTTCTAGTCAATAATTTCAAGCTGGGGGTTAACCGCCCCGGCTGCCTTAATCATAGTAAAAAAAGGCTCAGCCTTACTTGCCAAATTGCTTCTTAAGTCAACGGGGTGCTTCAAGATAAGCTTGAGAGGTTTAGAATTGGCGGTCAAAACATCATATAGAGCGTCCAAGTTACCGGCAAAAGTCACGCTCTTATCCATCCCCTGGGCAAAGGCCCGATAGAGATCCTGGCTGTCCTTGATCAAGCGACCGTCAAGAATCACTTGATAGGCCCGGGGGTTGTTGTTCACCTGGCCATGGTAGCGGTTAGGAGATGGCTGTGTTTTCCTAGTCTTATTTTTTCCGTTCATTGTCCTTCACCTCAATACAACTGTTTAAAGCTTTGGTAATGGTCATCCGTATAGTAGATGTCGCCAGATGAGGAATATACCAGGCGGTCATCACCCCGATAGCCCCCATAGTAGTTGACATCAGCTTCCCGGTAGGTCTCATCAGCCGGTAACTTCTTTTCAAAGTTACCAAAATGATCGCCACCAATGGTTTTCTTATCGGTCACTTCCCATAAATTGCCCTTATCACTTTCCCATCCAGCCACCTGGGCTTCTTTTTTAGTGATATAATTTGGCGGAAGTTCCTGGTAGGCATTGAGATAGGCACTAACCTCTTCATCAGAGCGATAAACCTGACCATACTCCACCTGGTTTTCTACCTGCTGATGGGAGACTTGATCCAGAACTTGGTCCAAGCCTTGGCAACCCGCTAGGCAAAAGACTAAAACTCCCGTTAAGAGAAAAGTTAAAAACCGCTTCATTGCTATAATCACCTACTTCATTTTTCTCTATTATAGCAAAAGCCTAGCTAAAAGAAAAAAGGTGCCCAGTCCAGTATTGACACCTTTTCGATAAACATGCTCGTATTTTATTTTTTCGCTAGTGAGAAATTATTGAGCGATTTTCTCTCTAATGCTTTCGATTGAATCTGAGGAATCAACACCTAGGTTTTCTAAGCGTTTTTCCCCACCGATACGCACTAGGGCAGGCACTGTTGCCACTTGGGCTTGTTCTCTAAATTCTTGAATGGCAACACTTTCCGCGGTGGCGGTTGAATCCAAGTAAGCAATCTCCAAATCATCGCTTTCAATGATTTCAATTAATTTAGGTAGGAACTTGCGGCAATAAGGACAAGTTGGCCGCCCCACGAAAACTAAGGATTCTTCCTTACTATCTAGATTAGAAAGCAGGTCTTTGGCGTTCACCCGGTTTAATTTTTCAACAGCTTCATTAAATTCACTTTCACTATAAGCCATATTTTCCACAACCTTTCCTTTCTATAATAACTTAAATTTCATAAAAATTAAAATAAATGAATTATAAAAGTCCTGACTTTTGCTATACTCAAGGGTGTAAGCACGAGAATCAGACTTGTAAAGTAAACATGAGGTGACCCCATTGAAGTCAATTTCTATTATTATCCCTTGCTACAATGAAGCCGACAACATCCGTCCCTATTACCAGGCCATGTTAGAGACCATGGCTCACTTTCCTGACCAATTGGACTGGCAGCTCCTCTTTATTGATGACGGATCCACAGACCAGACACTCCAACAAATCAAGGTTCTAAGCCAAACAGATTCGCGGCTGACTTACCTAGCTTTTTCTAGGAACTTCGGCAAGGAAGCGGGCATCTATGCTGGTTTACAACACAGCCATGGAGACTATGTTGTGATTATGGACGTCGACCTCCAAGACCCGCCTGAATTATTGGTCCCCATGTACCAAAAACTCAAAGAAGAAGACTATGACTGTGTGGTGACTCGCCGTCAAGACCGGCAAGGAGAATCTTGGTTTCGCTCCCAGTGTGCCCGTCTCTTTTACTGGCTGATTAACCAATTATCCCACACGCCTATTCGCAGCGGGGAAAGAGACTACCGCATGATGACTCGGCAAATGGTCGATAGTGTCCTCAAAGTCAGTGAAGTCAACCGTTTCTCTAAGGGGATCTTTAATTGGGTCGGCTACCAAAAGACCTATATCGATTTTCCCAACCACCAACGCCAATTTGGCCACAGCCATTTTAGCTTTTGGAATCTCTTGGTATATTCCTTAGAGGGGATTATTTCCTTTTCACAAATTCCCCTCAATATCATCGCTATCCTAGGACTGATTGTCTTTATTGTAGCTATTGGATTAGCGGCCTTCTTTATGATCCGTACCCTGCTCTTTGGTAATCCCACCTCGGGCTGGACATCAACCATTGTTATTATTTTACTCATGGGCGGTTTACAAATGCTTTCCCTAGGTATCGTGGGTAAATATATTGGCAAGACCTTTCTAGAAAGTAAAAGGCGTCCCCTTTACCTGGTTAAGGAAAGTAACCTTGAAGAGGACGACTAATAAAAAAACTTTTTGCTGAGGGACTTATTCAGACAAGCCAGCAGATCCATAAAAATAGTCCAGGGCTGCCTCCCAGCTATCCAGCCGGTCGGGATAATTTTCCGTCAAGTTATGGGGTGCTGAAAAGAGCAGCCCCTTACCATTAAAACCTTGAAAATGACGACTATTATCATCAATCAAATAATCAGCCCCCAAAATCGACTTTTGCCCACAGAAGACATAGTGACTATCGGGGATAAAGTCAAAATGCTGGGCTAACCACTCATACTTAGCGGTAAAAGAAGTCGGAAACTCCATTGCAGCCGTAGTAATAAAGACTTCATAGTCCTGACTGAGTTGCCAAAGGGCCTCTTGTGCCCCCTCAATGATCCCAAGATCAGCAAAATAATTAGGATCAGCCACCATATCATGGAGTGCTTTTTGGTACTGGGGAAATAATTGATCCAAGTTCTTCCCAAGGAGGTCTTCTTTTTTAATTTGAAAATCATAGTTTTCATTAAACAAACGAATTTGCTTGGCTAAAAAATCAGCAATCACTTCGTCCATATCTACAGCAATTTTTTGCATAGGCGTCAACCCTTTCTTAGCTGTGCATTCAAAAATATTACTTCTCTCTAGCTCCTTAATGCTAGGTCGAGACAGTTACCACCAGCAAGCAAGTCTTATTCACTAGACCTGTTCTTGCTGGTTTTTATTATATTTTTACTGCCTTATAAGCAATTTCTCCCTAGTTTAACCAATTCTATGATCTATTAAAACACAGAGCCTTAAGCTATTCCAAAAGAAAAACACAAAAAAAGCCATTCTTATTGGAATGACTCTTTATTAGCACGGCAACGTCCTAGTCTCACAGGGGGCAACCCCCAACTACATTCGGCGCTAAGAAGCTTAACTGCTGTGTTCGGGATGGATACAGGTGGGTCCTTCTTGCCATCGTCACCGTACAATTTATTTTTTTGAGCTTGTTCGCTCAAAACTGAATCTATCATAATCCCCTTAAACCTTCATACAACCTTATCCTTTGGATAAGTCCTCGACCGATTAGTATTTGTCCGCTCCACTTATTACTAAGCTTCCACTCCAAACCTATCAACCTGATCGTCTTTCAGGGGTCTTACTACTTTTAAAGTATGGGAAATCTCATCTTGAGGGGGGCTTCACGCTTAGATGCTTTCAGCGCTTATCCCGTCCACACATAGCTACCCAGCCATGCTCCTGGTGGAACAACTGGTACACCAGCGGTGTGTCCATCCCGGTCCTCTCGTACTAAGGACAGCTCCTCTCAAATTTCCAACGCCCGCGACGGATAGGGACCGAACTGTCTCACGACGTTCTGAACCCAGCTCGCGTACCGCTTTAATGGGCGAACAGCCCAACCCTTGGGACCGACTTCAGCCCCAGGATGCGATGAGCCGACATCGAGGTGC
The nucleotide sequence above comes from Aerococcus urinae. Encoded proteins:
- a CDS encoding DUF975 family protein, whose product is MQLKLNQSNRELKDKAKSAISGNRLSLTGMFLLNLVITFAFTSLLAFLANWLQPLSVQSFSINRVFLDTPGLIGEIINQVGQSTDPIALGITLLVTFLISFFMVQVWVFGTPWSLLEMVDGGNHHIGRVWSAFTHRPIRHYITNFLAAIVRWFSTFVFYLVLATILFFYYVVVLSTARAAIGQVTGIVVHVLYLLIALLLLFLLALLTSWLYYGFNFIMFPTYDNEETGVFRSLRMSWQLMRGNKWRLFKMGLGYVFTPLIIGGLVSLLMAYFRTAFPQADYYFWAQLGLGALVILFLFGNLIKFMVVQAVFYREQTKQYALYLNDHFPGFGAEASDNIADFYHTEDRPQFTADTMAIDASELNALDGSASSSDDYLSEAAFRETYGPDQDDFKAGGEETDSQTQATYPENESPALDPASLESQAGDDEIMVMAPAGSQDEPVSSDSQMDHKSDKPDEGAYDYADPGYVLDDSQQEEVLPASDIFDLAEDYSQPEASSTKEEIAPEQVEKPRDKEFEVTESDQVETSPEEEETSAFDFPVLEESTPSEDRPDSVDKADPAETVAEESTAAPADEDVEKKPYDPYGYNTPKKTNFKQAKHKDDILLAADRSAQSSYDKSIVNQSDFLDGDPLTPDQEEDQESTDK
- a CDS encoding barstar family protein, which encodes MNGKNKTRKTQPSPNRYHGQVNNNPRAYQVILDGRLIKDSQDLYRAFAQGMDKSVTFAGNLDALYDVLTANSKPLKLILKHPVDLRSNLASKAEPFFTMIKAAGAVNPQLEIID
- a CDS encoding ribonuclease domain-containing protein, with product MKRFLTFLLTGVLVFCLAGCQGLDQVLDQVSHQQVENQVEYGQVYRSDEEVSAYLNAYQELPPNYITKKEAQVAGWESDKGNLWEVTDKKTIGGDHFGNFEKKLPADETYREADVNYYGGYRGDDRLVYSSSGDIYYTDDHYQSFKQLY
- a CDS encoding thioredoxin domain-containing protein is translated as MAYSESEFNEAVEKLNRVNAKDLLSNLDSKEESLVFVGRPTCPYCRKFLPKLIEIIESDDLEIAYLDSTATAESVAIQEFREQAQVATVPALVRIGGEKRLENLGVDSSDSIESIREKIAQ
- a CDS encoding glycosyltransferase family 2 protein; amino-acid sequence: MKSISIIIPCYNEADNIRPYYQAMLETMAHFPDQLDWQLLFIDDGSTDQTLQQIKVLSQTDSRLTYLAFSRNFGKEAGIYAGLQHSHGDYVVIMDVDLQDPPELLVPMYQKLKEEDYDCVVTRRQDRQGESWFRSQCARLFYWLINQLSHTPIRSGERDYRMMTRQMVDSVLKVSEVNRFSKGIFNWVGYQKTYIDFPNHQRQFGHSHFSFWNLLVYSLEGIISFSQIPLNIIAILGLIVFIVAIGLAAFFMIRTLLFGNPTSGWTSTIVIILLMGGLQMLSLGIVGKYIGKTFLESKRRPLYLVKESNLEEDD
- a CDS encoding 5' nucleotidase, NT5C type gives rise to the protein MQKIAVDMDEVIADFLAKQIRLFNENYDFQIKKEDLLGKNLDQLFPQYQKALHDMVADPNYFADLGIIEGAQEALWQLSQDYEVFITTAAMEFPTSFTAKYEWLAQHFDFIPDSHYVFCGQKSILGADYLIDDNSRHFQGFNGKGLLFSAPHNLTENYPDRLDSWEAALDYFYGSAGLSE